A genomic window from Salvia miltiorrhiza cultivar Shanhuang (shh) chromosome 5, IMPLAD_Smil_shh, whole genome shotgun sequence includes:
- the LOC130986076 gene encoding scarecrow-like protein 18 translates to MLGSFGSSSHEEEEEPSPPNVYLHQIQPRSLASPPIHMRQLLISCAELISRSDVSAAHRLIGILVSNSSPYGDSTERLVHQFTKALRLRLNRGEQGCNDEALLQSSYLSLNQITPFIRFSQLTANQAILEAIEGQQAIHILDFDIMHGVQWPPLMQALAERFPPPTLRITGTGTDLDILRRTGDRLAKFAHSLGLRFQFQPLISDESISVTSSVVLLPHETLAVNCVHYLHRLLKDRDRLHLFLHRIKAMGPRVVALAEREANHNHPVFQQRFVEAVDHYAAVFDSLEATLPPNSRERLGVEQIWFGREISDIVAAEGENRKERHERFRSWEMMLRSAGFGNVALSPFALSQAKLLLRLHYPSEGYHLHILNNSFFLGWQNQPLFSVSSWR, encoded by the coding sequence ATGTTGGGGTCATTTGGATCATCATCCcatgaggaggaggaggagccgTCTCCGCCAAATGTGTATCTCCACCAGATCCAACCTCGGAGCTTGGCGTCGCCGCCCATCCACATGCGCCAGCTCCTCATCAGCTGCGCGGAGCTGATCTCCCGCTCCGATGTCTCCGCCGCCCACCGCCTGATCGGCATTCTGGTCTCCAACTCGTCGCCCTACGGCGACTCCACCGAGAGACTAGTCCACCAGTTCACCAAAGCCCTGAGGCTCCGGCTGAACCGCGGCGAGCAGGGATGCAATGACGAGGCCCTGCTGCAATCGTCGTACCTGTCTCTCAACCAAATCACCCCCTTCATTAGGTTTAGCCAGCTCACCGCCAATCAAGCCATCTTGGAAGCAATTGAGGGGCAGCAGGCCATCCACATCCTCGATTTCGACATCATGCACGGCGTCCAGTGGCCGCCGCTGATGCAGGCATTGGCGGAGCGCTTCCCTCCGCCCACGCTCCGCATCACCGGCACCGGCACCGACCTCGACATCCTCCGCCGCACCGGCGATCGCCTGGCCAAGTTCGCGCACTCGCTAGGGCTCCGCTTCCAGTTCCAGCCGCTCATCAGCGATGAATCCATCTCGGTGACGTCATCCGTGGTGCTCCTCCCCCACGAGACCCTGGCGGTGAACTGCGTGCACTACCTCCACCGCCTGCTCAAGGACCGCGACCGCCTCCACCTCTTTCTCCACCGCATCAAGGCCATGGGCCCCAGGGTGGTGGCGCTGGCCGAGCGCGAGGCCAACCACAACCACCCTGTCTTCCAGCAGCGCTTCGTGGAGGCGGTGGACCACTACGCCGCCGTCTTCGACTCGCTGGAGGCGACCCTGCCGCCCAACAGCCGCGAGCGGCTGGGCGTGGAGCAGATATGGTTCGGGCGGGAGATCAGCGACATCGTGGCGGCGGAGGGCGAGAACAGGAAGGAGCGGCACGAGAGATTCCGATCGTGGGAGATGATGCTGAGAAGCGCGGGATTCGGCAACGTGGCGCTGAGCCCCTTCGCGCTGTCGCAGGCGAAGCTGCTGCTGCGCCTCCATTACCCATCGGAAGGCTACCACCTCCACATCCTCAATAATTCCTTCTTCTTGGGATGGCAGAATCAGCCCCTCTTTTCGGTTTCCTCTTGGCgctaa